One Deefgea tanakiae genomic region harbors:
- the mutL gene encoding DNA mismatch repair endonuclease MutL — protein MPRIQRLSDHLVNQIAAGEVVERPASALKELLENSIDAGSRSLQIELQAGGTKLIKVIDDGCGIAKDDLELALHRHATSKIASMDDLAQVATLGFRGEGLASIASVSRLSLTSRFSDNGQLSPHAWRVDADHGRMLDPEPAALAAGTTIEVHDLYHQVPARKKFLKSDSTEYAHCAAMIERLALANPNVSVTVIHNGKAQQRWLAGDLAKRAAAIIGDDFVNSGIAVDEGFGTLRLHGITGSPTLGKTNREAQFFFVNGRFVRDKVVMHALREAYRDVLHHNLHASFCLFLDMDPEGVDVNVHPTKIEVRFRESQAIYRFLITSLSKALAKTKAGITPEGIDTETGEIKASAAIPEGQTNSQTENKNYKPQDYAQMAYRQQHIPLAPAVGEGLKVYETMFGDLRAGKNSEPQPEADSTETTYSFSASPAQPQTAANIGGAGAFTGAEIPAQSSREAAPWTMAASHIQRATTPALPKNDANGIPPLGFALGQLHGIYILSQTVEGLIVVDMHAAHERVVYEKLKTALDLAEMPMQPLLIPHVFSADKFDIATVEDFGDQLADLGLEISVTSPTQLSVRAVPMLLQGSNPVELAQAMLRDIRQVGVSQVLSGRRNELLATMACHGSVRANRTLTIPEMNALLREMEVTERSGQCNHGRPTWFRLTMNDLDKMFMRGQ, from the coding sequence ATGCCGCGTATTCAAAGACTTTCGGATCATTTAGTAAATCAAATTGCCGCAGGCGAAGTCGTTGAGCGCCCAGCCTCAGCACTCAAGGAACTATTAGAAAACAGTATTGATGCGGGCAGCCGCAGTCTGCAAATTGAATTACAAGCGGGCGGCACTAAGCTCATCAAAGTGATTGACGATGGCTGCGGGATTGCCAAAGACGATCTTGAACTCGCACTGCATCGCCACGCCACCAGCAAGATCGCCAGTATGGATGATTTGGCGCAAGTGGCAACACTCGGCTTTCGCGGCGAAGGTTTGGCATCGATTGCATCTGTGTCGCGTCTGAGCTTAACCAGCCGTTTTTCCGATAACGGCCAACTATCACCACACGCTTGGCGCGTCGATGCCGACCACGGACGCATGCTCGATCCTGAGCCTGCCGCACTGGCAGCGGGCACCACGATTGAAGTGCATGACTTGTATCATCAAGTGCCGGCACGCAAAAAATTCCTGAAATCTGACAGCACCGAATACGCGCACTGCGCGGCGATGATTGAACGCTTGGCTCTAGCTAATCCGAACGTGTCTGTCACCGTCATTCATAATGGCAAAGCACAGCAGCGCTGGCTGGCGGGCGATTTAGCCAAACGCGCCGCCGCAATTATTGGTGATGATTTCGTCAACTCTGGCATTGCCGTTGACGAAGGCTTTGGCACCTTGCGTTTGCACGGCATTACTGGCTCACCCACCTTGGGCAAAACCAACCGTGAAGCGCAGTTTTTCTTTGTGAATGGTCGTTTCGTGCGCGACAAAGTCGTGATGCACGCACTGCGTGAAGCCTATCGCGACGTGTTGCACCATAATCTGCATGCTTCATTTTGCTTGTTTTTGGATATGGATCCTGAGGGCGTTGACGTTAACGTTCATCCGACCAAAATTGAAGTTCGCTTCCGTGAAAGCCAAGCCATTTATCGCTTTTTGATCACCAGCCTTTCCAAAGCACTAGCCAAAACCAAAGCCGGCATTACTCCAGAGGGTATTGACACTGAAACAGGAGAAATAAAAGCTTCTGCTGCAATACCCGAAGGTCAAACAAATAGTCAAACTGAGAATAAAAACTATAAGCCGCAAGATTACGCGCAAATGGCCTATCGCCAACAACACATCCCACTCGCCCCAGCGGTAGGCGAGGGGCTTAAAGTCTACGAAACAATGTTTGGCGACTTACGGGCGGGCAAGAATAGCGAACCTCAGCCAGAAGCTGATTCGACAGAAACGACTTACTCTTTTAGCGCTTCGCCCGCTCAGCCGCAAACAGCAGCAAACATAGGCGGTGCAGGTGCATTCACTGGCGCAGAGATCCCAGCGCAATCAAGCCGTGAGGCCGCACCATGGACGATGGCAGCAAGTCATATTCAACGCGCGACGACGCCAGCACTCCCGAAAAACGATGCAAACGGTATTCCGCCGCTCGGTTTTGCCCTTGGGCAACTGCATGGGATTTACATCCTCAGCCAAACTGTCGAAGGGCTGATTGTAGTTGATATGCACGCCGCGCATGAACGCGTGGTGTACGAAAAGCTCAAAACAGCGCTTGATTTAGCTGAAATGCCGATGCAGCCTTTGCTGATTCCGCACGTATTTAGCGCGGACAAATTTGACATCGCCACTGTCGAGGATTTCGGCGACCAACTTGCTGATTTGGGGCTAGAGATTTCAGTTACATCGCCGACGCAGCTGTCTGTTCGTGCGGTACCAATGCTACTGCAAGGCAGTAACCCTGTTGAACTGGCGCAAGCGATGCTCAGAGACATCCGCCAAGTCGGCGTCTCGCAGGTGCTTTCCGGTCGCCGCAATGAGTTACTGGCGACGATGGCCTGCCACGGCTCGGTGCGCGCCAACCGCACCTTAACGATTCCTGAAATGAACGCCCTACTGCGCGAAATGGAAGTAACTGAGCGCAGCGGTCAATGTAATCACGGCCGTCCAACCTGGTTCCGCCTGACAATGAATGATCTCGACAAAATGTTTATGCGGGGACAATAA
- the miaA gene encoding tRNA (adenosine(37)-N6)-dimethylallyltransferase MiaA: MKTLPSAIFIMGPTASGKTATAMHLLESGLPVELISVDSALVFKDMDIGTAKPTPAELARAPHHLIDIIDPTEVYSAAQFRLDALALMADITARGKVPVLVGGTMLYFNTLEQGMHDLPVANAELRAQLHQEADLIGWPAMHSKLATLDPITAARLEPNDTQRIERALEVCILSGKAMSAILAEPAREILPYDLLKIALVPSDRAVLHQRIALRFDQMLDGGLFDEVKMLREKYPLNLDLPSMRCVGYRQAWEYLEGEVDLKVCREKGLAATRQLAKRQLTWLRGMNNLHTLDCNATNLTQLAQNLCATHVTI, encoded by the coding sequence ATGAAAACTTTACCATCCGCCATTTTCATTATGGGCCCGACCGCTAGCGGCAAAACGGCGACTGCGATGCATTTACTGGAGTCAGGGCTGCCAGTGGAATTGATTTCCGTCGATTCGGCCTTGGTCTTTAAAGACATGGATATCGGCACCGCCAAACCAACTCCAGCTGAACTCGCTCGCGCGCCGCATCATTTAATCGACATCATAGACCCGACCGAAGTCTATTCTGCCGCGCAATTTCGCCTCGATGCCTTGGCATTAATGGCGGATATCACCGCACGCGGTAAAGTGCCAGTGCTCGTTGGCGGCACCATGCTGTATTTCAATACGCTGGAACAAGGCATGCATGATTTGCCTGTCGCCAATGCCGAGCTACGCGCACAACTGCACCAAGAGGCGGATCTAATTGGTTGGCCAGCGATGCACAGTAAGCTGGCTACACTTGATCCAATTACTGCTGCGCGTTTAGAGCCGAATGACACTCAGCGTATCGAACGTGCTTTAGAAGTCTGCATCCTATCGGGTAAAGCCATGTCGGCTATATTGGCTGAGCCTGCTAGAGAAATACTCCCCTACGACCTTCTCAAAATTGCACTCGTACCCAGTGACCGTGCCGTATTGCATCAGCGAATCGCATTGCGCTTTGACCAAATGCTGGATGGAGGCTTGTTTGATGAAGTCAAAATGCTGCGCGAAAAATACCCACTCAACCTTGACCTTCCCTCAATGCGCTGCGTCGGTTACCGACAAGCGTGGGAATATTTAGAAGGCGAAGTCGACCTTAAAGTCTGTCGTGAAAAAGGGCTCGCTGCAACACGTCAGCTCGCGAAAAGACAATTGACGTGGCTAAGAGGCATGAATAACTTACACACACTCGATTGTAATGCGACGAATTTAACCCAACTCGCGCAGAATCTTTGTGCAACCCACGTCACAATATAA
- a CDS encoding response regulator, which translates to MSKKLSCVVIDDDGILRNLMASLMRRLEFNVLGETAHAHDGLKFCMDLHPSLVLLDINLPDSNGIDLLPQLLKLQPAPKVIMVTGEPTLDRVKEALALGASGLIVKPFTPAKLIAAVNAALGTQL; encoded by the coding sequence ATGAGCAAAAAACTAAGTTGCGTGGTGATCGATGATGACGGTATTTTGCGCAATTTAATGGCGAGTTTGATGCGTCGTTTAGAGTTTAATGTACTAGGCGAAACGGCCCATGCTCATGACGGTTTGAAGTTTTGTATGGATTTACATCCATCATTGGTCTTGCTCGATATCAATTTGCCCGACTCCAATGGGATTGATTTATTGCCACAACTTTTGAAGCTGCAACCCGCGCCGAAGGTGATTATGGTGACTGGCGAGCCTACGCTAGATAGAGTCAAAGAAGCCTTGGCTTTGGGGGCGTCAGGCTTAATCGTAAAGCCATTTACCCCTGCCAAGTTAATTGCTGCAGTTAATGCTGCATTGGGAACGCAACTTTAA
- a CDS encoding ExbD/TolR family protein, translated as MKFNKGRRGRLDPEINFIPLIDVLLVILIFLMATTTYSKFAELKINLPTADAEKQLEQPQSIQVGVSGAGQFMINGEPAQFSSPDDFAVQLRRAAGSNADPMIVISADAQTSHQNVVNVMEAARVAGYGKLTFATQTTGQK; from the coding sequence ATGAAATTCAATAAAGGCCGCCGCGGCCGCCTTGATCCGGAAATTAACTTTATTCCGCTGATCGACGTGTTATTGGTGATTTTGATTTTCTTGATGGCAACGACGACATATTCGAAGTTTGCTGAGCTAAAAATCAATTTGCCAACGGCCGATGCTGAAAAGCAACTCGAGCAACCGCAGTCGATTCAAGTGGGTGTCTCAGGTGCCGGCCAATTTATGATCAACGGCGAACCTGCGCAATTTAGCAGCCCCGACGACTTCGCCGTGCAACTGCGCCGCGCCGCCGGCAGCAACGCCGACCCAATGATCGTCATTAGCGCCGACGCCCAAACCAGCCACCAAAACGTTGTCAACGTAATGGAAGCGGCAAGGGTAGCAGGTTATGGTAAGCTGACTTTCGCGACCCAGACTACTGGGCAGAAGTAA
- a CDS encoding N-acetylmuramoyl-L-alanine amidase, producing the protein MPERFDLSSEVNPAFQLKRRDVLRAAAATLILSVSPISLAAAASIVAVRVWPSEAYTRVTIESSEPLTFNQFLVKDPERLVVDLNGIDLNSELQSLSSKVGGDDPYIKLLRAGRNKPGTVRLVLDLKAQVSPQVFTLEPFGEYKHRLVIDLYPTVQNDPLLALLNDMVKPNVSNQITSKPVETKASESKIDQAKASEPKQAESASVDRSKLKVDRLITVVLDPGHGGEDPGAVGPAGTHEKAVVLQIAKRLKNLLSEDPNVRVVLTRDGDYFVPLGVRVKKARAVNADLFVSIHADAFVRADANGSSVFALSEGGATSSHARWLAQTQNNADLIGGIKIKASDPYLAKTLMDLTTTATINDSLKLGKAMLGEIGGINRLHKPNVEQASFAVLKAPDIPSILVETAFISNPAEEQKLISEDYQQKMAIALHKGIKRYFAKNPPLARTRIAQS; encoded by the coding sequence ATGCCAGAACGCTTTGACCTTAGCAGCGAAGTAAATCCCGCTTTTCAACTTAAGCGCCGCGATGTGCTGCGCGCAGCGGCGGCAACACTGATTCTTTCTGTGAGCCCAATTAGCTTAGCAGCTGCTGCCAGCATCGTTGCCGTTCGCGTTTGGCCTTCAGAGGCCTACACTCGCGTGACAATTGAATCTTCTGAGCCACTCACCTTTAATCAATTTTTAGTAAAAGATCCAGAACGTTTAGTTGTCGATCTGAACGGTATCGATTTAAACAGTGAATTGCAAAGCCTCTCTAGCAAAGTCGGTGGTGACGATCCGTATATCAAACTCCTACGAGCGGGCCGCAACAAACCAGGCACAGTACGTTTGGTACTAGATCTAAAAGCGCAAGTCAGCCCACAAGTCTTCACACTCGAACCGTTTGGCGAATACAAACATCGACTCGTGATTGATTTGTACCCAACGGTGCAAAATGATCCGCTGTTGGCGCTACTCAACGATATGGTTAAACCCAACGTCAGCAATCAAATCACAAGTAAACCAGTAGAAACAAAAGCCTCTGAATCGAAAATAGACCAAGCCAAAGCCTCTGAACCTAAACAAGCAGAGAGCGCATCGGTTGATCGTAGCAAACTCAAAGTAGACCGCCTGATTACTGTCGTACTCGACCCTGGTCATGGCGGTGAAGATCCGGGCGCTGTTGGCCCTGCTGGCACACATGAAAAAGCGGTCGTACTACAAATTGCAAAAAGGCTCAAAAACCTATTGAGCGAAGATCCGAACGTACGCGTGGTATTAACACGCGATGGCGATTATTTTGTGCCGCTCGGTGTTCGCGTCAAAAAAGCTCGGGCAGTGAATGCTGATTTGTTTGTGTCGATCCACGCAGATGCGTTTGTGCGTGCCGACGCCAATGGATCGTCGGTCTTTGCCTTATCCGAAGGCGGCGCGACCAGCTCGCATGCACGTTGGTTGGCCCAAACGCAAAACAATGCCGATTTGATCGGTGGCATCAAGATCAAAGCCAGCGACCCATACCTAGCCAAAACCTTGATGGACTTAACCACCACAGCAACGATTAACGACAGCCTGAAACTGGGAAAAGCAATGCTAGGGGAAATTGGTGGGATTAATCGCCTGCATAAACCGAATGTCGAACAAGCCAGCTTTGCTGTACTCAAAGCGCCGGATATTCCATCAATTTTGGTCGAAACTGCGTTTATTTCCAATCCTGCAGAAGAGCAAAAATTAATTTCTGAAGATTACCAACAAAAAATGGCGATTGCTTTGCACAAGGGTATCAAGCGCTATTTTGCTAAAAACCCACCACTGGCTCGTACACGTATCGCACAAAGCTAG
- a CDS encoding PEP-CTERM sorting domain-containing protein has product MKLLRNASFAAITALFCSSAFAQISASGQIISGTTFGTDHAFQFFNTSSNNQYITSLVWDLTPIGGFFDTTNTSPGTSSSPLRQSNQSDKVGAMFPNNSQQNGKSKLTINFAPNSFAAGEKFIFGVDTDYFSCLDCDGINGNGFVGATVKAIFSNGDARFGTYVLSQKAGFGSEVNIMAPVPEPETYALMGMGLIGLFAASRRKLK; this is encoded by the coding sequence ATGAAACTACTTCGCAATGCAAGCTTTGCTGCAATCACGGCACTATTTTGCTCATCCGCGTTTGCACAAATTTCAGCTAGTGGACAAATTATTTCCGGTACGACTTTTGGCACAGATCATGCTTTTCAATTCTTTAATACCTCAAGCAATAACCAATACATCACATCTTTAGTATGGGATTTAACACCGATTGGTGGTTTTTTTGACACCACAAATACATCCCCTGGTACGAGCAGCTCACCACTAAGACAAAGCAATCAAAGCGATAAGGTTGGGGCAATGTTCCCTAACAACAGCCAGCAAAATGGCAAATCAAAATTAACAATTAATTTTGCACCAAACTCATTTGCAGCGGGCGAAAAATTTATTTTTGGCGTTGATACAGATTATTTTTCATGCTTAGATTGCGATGGAATCAATGGCAACGGCTTTGTTGGCGCTACAGTGAAGGCAATATTCTCCAATGGGGATGCGCGTTTTGGTACCTATGTACTTAGTCAAAAAGCGGGCTTTGGTTCAGAAGTCAATATTATGGCTCCAGTTCCAGAACCCGAAACTTATGCCTTAATGGGTATGGGTCTTATTGGACTTTTTGCAGCGAGTCGACGCAAACTAAAATAA
- the adk gene encoding adenylate kinase: MRLILLGAPGAGKGTQANFIREQFGIPQISTGDMLRAAVKAGTPLGLEAKAIMDAGGLVRDDIIIGLVKERIAQPDAANGFLFDGFPRTIPQAEAMVAAGVEIDYVVEIDVPDANIVDRMAGRRVHVASGRTFHIKYNPPKVEGIDDETGEPLVQRDDDKEEVVLKRLGVYHEQTEVLVSFYGKMAASGDASAPKYIKIDGTQAVDAVREQTLKALGA, from the coding sequence ATGCGATTAATTCTTTTGGGCGCACCAGGCGCTGGTAAAGGCACACAAGCGAACTTCATCCGCGAACAATTTGGTATTCCACAAATCTCAACAGGCGATATGCTGCGCGCTGCAGTGAAAGCGGGCACGCCACTCGGCCTAGAAGCCAAAGCGATTATGGATGCAGGCGGTTTGGTGCGTGATGACATCATTATTGGCTTGGTGAAAGAGCGTATTGCTCAGCCTGATGCGGCCAATGGTTTCTTGTTTGACGGTTTTCCACGCACGATTCCACAGGCCGAAGCGATGGTCGCGGCGGGTGTTGAGATCGATTACGTCGTTGAAATCGATGTGCCAGATGCCAACATCGTTGACCGCATGGCCGGCCGCCGTGTGCACGTAGCTTCAGGTCGTACTTTCCACATCAAATACAATCCACCTAAGGTGGAAGGCATTGATGATGAAACGGGCGAGCCTTTGGTGCAACGTGACGACGATAAAGAAGAAGTCGTATTAAAACGTCTTGGCGTGTATCACGAGCAAACCGAAGTCTTGGTAAGCTTCTACGGCAAAATGGCGGCTTCTGGCGATGCTAGCGCACCAAAATACATCAAGATTGATGGCACGCAAGCAGTTGACGCTGTTCGCGAGCAAACATTAAAGGCTCTTGGCGCTTAA
- a CDS encoding BLUF domain-containing protein — protein sequence MMILAITYTSQATDLHTEEMRLKLMRECELRNVTQDVTGLLLYQEGHFLQYIEGEPETIRATFARIQCDPRHHDVTLHSEEVLMQRQFPDWSMFYRDYDFIYPHVQMDLGELVTLAKVIEALDDKPELRQVMFDFLKKKHDGVF from the coding sequence ATGATGATTTTAGCGATTACTTACACCAGCCAGGCCACTGATCTGCATACCGAAGAAATGCGCCTCAAGCTCATGCGCGAATGCGAACTGCGAAACGTTACTCAAGACGTCACCGGATTGCTGCTGTATCAAGAGGGGCATTTTTTGCAGTATATCGAAGGCGAACCAGAAACGATCCGCGCTACCTTTGCCCGTATCCAGTGCGATCCTCGTCACCATGACGTCACTTTGCACAGTGAAGAAGTGCTGATGCAGCGGCAATTTCCTGATTGGAGTATGTTTTACCGAGATTACGATTTTATATACCCGCATGTTCAAATGGATTTGGGCGAATTAGTCACTTTGGCCAAAGTGATTGAGGCATTAGATGACAAACCGGAATTACGCCAAGTGATGTTTGATTTTTTGAAGAAAAAACACGATGGTGTTTTTTAA
- the lpxK gene encoding tetraacyldisaccharide 4'-kinase has protein sequence MNIESFLNRIWYNRLSIWAILLWPLSLLFALLANLNKQLYRCNIKSSSKLPVPVIVVGNITVGGTGKTPLTVYLAQELTKLGWNVGIVSRGYARTGNDKNAPQAVTPHSNPAEVGDEPLLLARAASVPVFVARQRAVAGRALLAAHPTVNVLLCDDGLQHYALARDIELCVIDGARGLGNGLRLPAGPLREAPRRLQSVSALVLNGGNSILTLPDATPQFSMRLQAQRCYQLTNPSVYRSAGDFAGEALTAMPGIGNPARFFATLRELNYQFTEQAMPDHHAFLVQDLPANGAIIVTEKDAVKLASLNLGADGDRIWVLPVAAQIEPNLASWFDEQLRKI, from the coding sequence ATGAATATTGAATCCTTCCTCAACCGCATTTGGTACAACCGCCTTTCAATCTGGGCGATTTTGCTGTGGCCGCTCTCACTGCTATTTGCATTGCTCGCCAACCTGAACAAACAACTCTACCGCTGCAACATCAAGTCATCCAGCAAACTACCTGTTCCCGTCATCGTCGTCGGTAATATCACCGTTGGTGGTACAGGCAAAACCCCGTTGACGGTGTATTTGGCGCAGGAACTCACCAAGCTAGGCTGGAACGTTGGCATCGTCTCCCGTGGGTATGCACGTACAGGTAATGATAAGAATGCACCACAAGCAGTTACCCCTCACAGTAATCCGGCCGAGGTCGGCGATGAACCGCTACTATTGGCGCGTGCAGCAAGCGTTCCCGTATTTGTTGCACGTCAGCGCGCCGTGGCGGGGCGAGCTTTGTTGGCTGCGCATCCGACCGTCAACGTCCTGCTCTGTGATGATGGTTTGCAGCACTACGCTTTAGCGCGTGATATTGAATTGTGTGTGATCGACGGCGCACGTGGCTTGGGGAATGGTTTGCGCCTGCCGGCAGGTCCGCTGCGCGAAGCGCCACGCCGCTTGCAGAGTGTTTCAGCCTTGGTTCTCAATGGTGGCAATTCGATTTTGACGCTGCCTGATGCTACACCGCAGTTCTCGATGCGCTTGCAAGCGCAGAGGTGTTACCAATTAACGAATCCAAGTGTGTACCGCAGCGCCGGTGATTTTGCGGGGGAAGCACTGACAGCCATGCCTGGTATCGGCAATCCAGCGCGTTTTTTTGCGACTTTACGCGAATTGAATTACCAATTTACTGAGCAAGCTATGCCGGATCATCATGCCTTTTTAGTGCAAGATTTGCCCGCAAATGGCGCAATCATCGTGACCGAAAAAGACGCCGTGAAGCTCGCTAGCTTAAATTTGGGCGCAGACGGTGATAGAATCTGGGTTTTGCCAGTGGCGGCGCAGATTGAACCGAATCTGGCGAGCTGGTTTGACGAACAATTAAGGAAAATCTAA
- the kdsB gene encoding 3-deoxy-manno-octulosonate cytidylyltransferase — MSFVAIIPARMQSTRLPNKPLADIAGQPMVVRVLEQALQSNASMVVVACDDMAIQDAVTVAGYACMLTRSDHPSGTDRLAEAVDRLELPDDAIVVNVQGDEPLIDPALINAVAAHLASDASLAMATASHKIDSSEDFFNPNVVKVVCNAQQQAMYFSRAPIPWDRDSFAEDNDDEDWVLPAELDAQRHIGLYAYRAGFLRAYSKLNASRLEEIEKLEQLRVLWHGYKIGVYRAAQAPAAGVDTQEDLERVRAVFTKAAA; from the coding sequence ATGAGCTTTGTCGCGATTATCCCAGCGCGGATGCAATCAACTCGTTTACCGAATAAACCGCTCGCTGATATTGCAGGCCAGCCCATGGTGGTGCGTGTGCTTGAGCAAGCGCTGCAATCGAATGCGAGCATGGTCGTTGTGGCGTGTGACGATATGGCGATTCAAGACGCGGTGACGGTGGCGGGCTACGCCTGCATGTTGACGCGCAGCGATCATCCATCGGGCACGGATCGACTCGCTGAAGCGGTTGATCGGCTTGAGTTGCCGGATGATGCGATTGTCGTCAACGTGCAAGGCGACGAGCCGCTGATTGATCCGGCGCTGATTAACGCTGTGGCCGCTCATTTGGCGAGCGATGCTAGTCTTGCGATGGCAACGGCGAGTCACAAAATCGATAGCAGCGAAGATTTTTTTAATCCCAATGTGGTGAAAGTTGTTTGCAACGCGCAGCAACAAGCGATGTATTTTAGCCGCGCGCCGATTCCGTGGGATCGCGATAGCTTTGCTGAAGATAATGATGATGAAGATTGGGTATTGCCTGCTGAGCTAGACGCACAAAGGCACATCGGTCTATACGCCTATAGAGCTGGTTTTTTGCGTGCGTATTCTAAATTGAACGCGTCGCGGCTGGAAGAAATCGAAAAGCTAGAGCAACTCCGTGTGCTGTGGCATGGCTACAAAATCGGTGTTTACCGCGCAGCGCAAGCACCCGCGGCGGGCGTTGATACGCAGGAAGATTTAGAACGCGTTCGCGCAGTGTTTACAAAGGCTGCTGCTTAA
- a CDS encoding 6-phosphofructokinase, whose translation MPMNALYAQSGGVTPVINASAAGVIAAARMHPNHIGRVYVAKNGILGVLHEELIDTSVLTNTDLAQLKATPGGAFGSCRHKIKTEAELARILAVFKAWDIGYFFYNGGGDSADTCLKVSELAEAAGYPLLAIHVPKTIDNDLPHTDNSPGFGSVAKYVATSVREAGLDVRSMAASSTKVFILEVMGRHTGWIAAASGLAARSEGEPPHLILLPEVAVDEGRLLAAVENTVMRYGYCVIVAAEGVKDTHGTFLSEAGGKDAFGHVQLGGLAPYLAGLIKTHCGFKCHWSVADYLQRAARHTASATDLAQAIAVGEAAVKLAVAGQGGMMVTIERLGEVPYTWDIGAVPLGVVANCEKPLPAEFIAADGFGITAAARRYFAPLIAGEAPPPYIDGLPDYGTWVWSIEAPCLPIFKP comes from the coding sequence ATGCCAATGAATGCCTTGTATGCTCAATCGGGCGGTGTTACGCCGGTGATTAATGCCTCAGCCGCCGGAGTGATTGCTGCTGCCAGGATGCACCCCAATCACATTGGTCGGGTCTATGTGGCAAAAAATGGCATCTTGGGTGTACTCCATGAAGAACTGATTGATACCTCAGTACTAACGAACACCGACTTGGCACAGCTCAAAGCGACACCGGGCGGTGCATTTGGTTCGTGCCGACACAAAATCAAAACCGAAGCTGAATTGGCGCGGATTTTGGCGGTGTTTAAAGCATGGGACATTGGTTACTTTTTTTATAATGGCGGCGGAGATTCGGCAGATACGTGCTTGAAGGTCTCTGAATTAGCGGAGGCGGCGGGTTATCCTTTGCTGGCGATTCATGTCCCCAAAACCATCGATAACGACCTGCCGCATACCGACAATTCGCCCGGCTTTGGCTCTGTGGCCAAGTATGTCGCGACCTCGGTGCGTGAAGCAGGTTTGGATGTGCGATCAATGGCAGCCAGTTCAACCAAAGTATTTATCTTAGAGGTAATGGGGCGGCATACCGGTTGGATTGCTGCAGCGAGTGGCTTGGCTGCACGTAGCGAGGGTGAGCCACCACATTTGATTTTATTGCCTGAAGTTGCCGTTGATGAAGGACGTTTATTGGCTGCCGTAGAAAATACGGTGATGAGGTATGGCTATTGCGTCATTGTTGCAGCTGAAGGCGTGAAGGATACCCACGGTACATTTTTATCCGAAGCGGGTGGCAAAGATGCTTTTGGTCATGTGCAACTGGGTGGGCTCGCGCCGTATTTGGCCGGACTGATCAAAACGCATTGTGGATTCAAGTGTCATTGGTCGGTGGCGGATTATTTACAACGCGCCGCCCGCCATACGGCTTCTGCTACTGATCTTGCGCAGGCGATTGCCGTGGGTGAAGCTGCGGTAAAGCTCGCTGTGGCGGGCCAGGGCGGCATGATGGTGACGATTGAGCGCTTGGGTGAAGTGCCATATACGTGGGATATTGGTGCAGTGCCGCTCGGCGTCGTTGCCAACTGCGAGAAGCCGCTGCCAGCTGAGTTTATCGCTGCCGATGGTTTTGGTATCACGGCTGCAGCAAGGCGCTATTTTGCGCCACTGATCGCTGGCGAAGCGCCACCACCCTATATCGATGGCTTACCTGATTATGGCACTTGGGTTTGGTCGATTGAAGCGCCCTGTTTACCGATTTTTAAGCCTTAA
- a CDS encoding Trm112 family protein: protein MDAKLLEILVSPVSKGPLIYDKAKQELISKADRLAFPIKDGIPVMLVSEARELSADELA from the coding sequence ATGGATGCCAAGCTGCTAGAAATTCTGGTGAGCCCTGTTTCAAAAGGCCCATTGATTTACGATAAAGCCAAACAAGAACTGATTTCTAAAGCCGATCGTTTAGCTTTTCCAATCAAAGACGGTATTCCGGTGATGCTAGTCAGCGAAGCACGCGAACTTAGCGCTGACGAGTTGGCATAA